The Actinomycetota bacterium genome has a window encoding:
- a CDS encoding CoB--CoM heterodisulfide reductase iron-sulfur subunit B family protein translates to MKTYSFYPGCSQLSSAEEYGESALKVSERLGFKLETLPDWNCCGASSAHMTNHLLALSLPGRDLAKARQRGGDLVVVCAACYHNLKKAQKEILEDPSTAAQVERIVGSDPRFEGRIVHLLDVIAEEVGLEALKEKVARPLEGLRPVSYYGCLMVRPRGMISNDDPDNPRLMDDLLSAMGAEVRKWSYKTDCCGGSLSLTRTDIVVKLVNRLFEAAEEADANCIVVACPMCLANLEMRQREGRLFFRLEHDLPVFFFTELMALALGMKGTEEWFAKHLVDPRPLLYAKGLA, encoded by the coding sequence ATGAAGACCTACAGTTTTTATCCGGGATGTTCCCAGCTCTCCTCGGCGGAGGAATACGGGGAGTCCGCCCTCAAGGTCTCGGAGAGGCTGGGGTTCAAGCTCGAGACCCTGCCGGACTGGAACTGCTGCGGCGCCTCCTCGGCGCACATGACCAACCACTTGCTGGCCCTCTCCCTTCCCGGGCGCGACCTGGCCAAGGCCAGGCAGCGGGGCGGTGACCTGGTGGTGGTCTGCGCCGCCTGCTACCACAACCTCAAGAAGGCCCAGAAGGAGATCCTGGAAGACCCTTCCACGGCAGCGCAGGTGGAGCGCATCGTGGGCTCCGATCCCCGTTTCGAGGGCAGGATCGTCCACCTCCTGGACGTCATCGCCGAGGAAGTGGGCCTGGAGGCGCTGAAGGAAAAGGTAGCCAGGCCCCTGGAGGGGTTGAGGCCCGTATCCTATTACGGCTGCCTCATGGTGCGCCCGCGGGGCATGATCTCCAACGACGATCCCGACAACCCGCGCCTCATGGACGACCTGCTCTCGGCCATGGGCGCCGAGGTGAGAAAGTGGTCCTACAAGACGGACTGCTGCGGGGGCAGTCTTTCGCTGACCAGGACCGACATCGTGGTGAAGCTGGTCAACCGCCTTTTCGAGGCGGCGGAGGAAGCGGACGCCAACTGCATCGTGGTGGCCTGTCCCATGTGCCTGGCCAACCTGGAGATGCGCCAGCGGGAGGGCAGGCTGTTCTTCCGTCTGGAACACGACCTGCCGGTGTTCTTCTTCACCGAGCTCATGGCCCTCGCACTGGGCATGAAAGGGACGGAGGAGTGGTTCGCCAAACACCTGGTGGACCCGCGGCCGCTGCTATACGCGAAGGGCTTGGCGTAG
- a CDS encoding 4Fe-4S dicluster domain-containing protein, which translates to MINTLDTGLEREIERRSGEKPRLCFQCGKCSTGCLFNFAMDILPHQVMKLAQYGQKERLLASHTIWICASCETCTARCPNDIDVARVMDTLRAMALEEGVKPAERNIPLFHRCFLGNIQATGRISEPVLMGAYKSLSGDLLSDIGLAVEMLKKGKIKLIPSVVRGNREVRRIFKETKS; encoded by the coding sequence ATGATCAACACCCTGGACACGGGACTGGAGCGGGAGATCGAGAGGCGCAGCGGGGAGAAGCCGCGCCTGTGTTTCCAGTGCGGGAAGTGCAGCACGGGCTGCCTATTCAACTTCGCCATGGATATCCTCCCCCACCAGGTGATGAAGCTGGCGCAGTACGGGCAGAAGGAGAGGTTGCTCGCGTCCCATACCATCTGGATCTGCGCCTCCTGCGAGACCTGCACCGCGCGCTGCCCCAACGACATCGACGTGGCGCGGGTGATGGATACCCTCAGAGCCATGGCGCTGGAGGAGGGCGTGAAGCCCGCGGAGCGCAACATACCCCTCTTCCACCGCTGTTTCCTGGGCAACATCCAGGCCACGGGGCGCATCAGCGAGCCCGTGCTCATGGGGGCGTACAAGAGCTTATCGGGGGACCTCTTGAGCGACATCGGGCTGGCGGTGGAGATGCTCAAGAAAGGAAAGATCAAGCTCATCCCCAGCGTGGTCAGGGGCAACCGCGAGGTCCGGCGCATCTTCAAGGAGACGAAGTCATGA
- a CDS encoding DUF3786 domain-containing protein: protein MTDPVERERATLERAVDEIRGLDLRAQARLGLFSAQETPEGGLRLVIPSFGREIEVAMPEGRVKVPEEIDSFSLRVLALRYVKLSCGAEETGEWVAYRDLPGGKFYAATLVPTVEQPLARVFGHSTGALTAAAAPLAGARADYGDESFVFRAFPRVPLLVVLHRGDEEFPADCRVLFDRCCSRYLNTDDLKILATQLAAYLLRAAGAEEETENLLWMVE, encoded by the coding sequence ATGACCGACCCGGTTGAACGTGAGAGGGCGACCCTGGAGAGGGCCGTCGATGAGATCAGGGGGCTTGACCTTCGGGCGCAGGCCCGCCTGGGACTCTTCTCCGCCCAGGAGACCCCGGAGGGCGGACTCAGGCTGGTCATCCCTTCCTTCGGGCGTGAGATCGAGGTCGCGATGCCGGAAGGGCGCGTGAAGGTGCCCGAAGAAATAGACAGCTTCTCCCTACGGGTGCTGGCATTGCGGTATGTCAAGCTCTCATGCGGCGCGGAGGAGACGGGGGAGTGGGTAGCCTATCGCGACCTTCCGGGAGGGAAGTTCTACGCCGCCACCCTGGTGCCCACCGTGGAGCAGCCCCTGGCCAGGGTGTTCGGGCACAGCACGGGCGCCCTCACCGCCGCCGCCGCCCCGCTGGCGGGGGCGAGGGCGGATTACGGCGACGAGTCCTTCGTCTTCCGCGCCTTTCCACGCGTGCCGCTGCTGGTGGTCCTACACCGTGGGGACGAGGAGTTCCCGGCCGACTGTCGGGTGCTGTTCGACCGCTGCTGCTCGCGTTATCTCAATACCGACGACCTGAAGATACTCGCCACCCAGCTGGCGGCCTACCTCCTCAGGGCCGCGGGCGCGGAGGAGGAGACGGAAAACCTCCTCTGGATGGTGGAATGA
- a CDS encoding prepilin peptidase produces MFGKVYYTVVAFLFGLVVGSFDNVAIYRIPEKISLWSPRSFCPSCGTTIAWYDNIPLVSFLVLRRRCRRCGALISWRYPAVELLSGLLFAAVYVGVGFQWTAELLPYLFMVTVLVIVSAIDLRLQIIPNRVMYPAIPAALAAMGAVALARGDYHIIIDSLIGMVVISVPWGLAALLYPKGFGMGDAKLAAFTGAILGWRAEVVGFFIGVALGALAGIALMVAGRKGRKSRIPFGPFLAAGSVIALFWGQKIWDLYTGLL; encoded by the coding sequence ATGTTCGGAAAAGTCTATTACACCGTGGTGGCCTTTCTCTTCGGGCTGGTGGTCGGGAGCTTCGACAACGTGGCCATCTACCGCATCCCCGAAAAGATCTCCCTGTGGTCGCCCCGCTCCTTCTGCCCCTCCTGCGGCACCACCATAGCCTGGTATGACAACATCCCCCTGGTGAGCTTCCTGGTGCTCCGGCGCAGGTGCCGCCGCTGCGGCGCCCTCATCTCCTGGCGCTATCCCGCGGTGGAACTCTTAAGCGGCCTGCTCTTCGCGGCGGTCTACGTCGGGGTGGGTTTCCAGTGGACGGCGGAGTTGCTGCCGTATCTCTTCATGGTAACGGTGCTCGTCATCGTCTCCGCCATCGACCTGCGGCTGCAGATCATCCCCAACCGGGTCATGTACCCCGCCATCCCCGCGGCGCTGGCGGCCATGGGCGCGGTGGCGCTGGCGAGGGGGGACTATCATATAATCATCGACAGCCTGATAGGCATGGTCGTCATCTCGGTGCCCTGGGGGCTGGCGGCTCTGCTCTACCCCAAAGGCTTCGGGATGGGGGACGCCAAGCTGGCCGCCTTCACCGGAGCCATCCTGGGATGGCGGGCGGAGGTGGTGGGCTTCTTCATCGGCGTGGCGCTGGGCGCCCTCGCGGGTATCGCGCTGATGGTCGCGGGCAGGAAGGGCCGCAAGTCGCGCATCCCCTTCGGCCCTTTCCTGGCCGCCGGGTCGGTCATCGCCCTCTTCTGGGGCCAAAAGATATGGGATCTCTATACCGGGCTGCTGTAG
- a CDS encoding DUF2889 domain-containing protein, translating into MTEGWQFTRDIALRTRPGEEGRLVIAASLRDHRLGEPIHYIDVEAEVGIADGTIHRIRGEMPHIPHEDCRLALRRLDLLVGERIIPGFSDLVRGVVGSSEGCTHLAVLVMNLGNVSVQGRAAFAHAMLGEGEARRMIAAQAEELGLPGSCITWREDGPIMSRLQDAQGGLEA; encoded by the coding sequence ATGACGGAAGGATGGCAGTTCACGCGCGATATCGCCCTGAGAACCAGGCCCGGGGAAGAAGGGCGGCTGGTCATCGCCGCGTCGCTGAGGGATCACCGGCTGGGCGAGCCCATCCACTACATCGACGTGGAGGCGGAGGTGGGCATCGCGGACGGGACCATCCACCGCATACGGGGAGAGATGCCCCACATCCCGCATGAGGACTGCCGGCTGGCGCTCAGGCGCCTGGACCTCCTGGTGGGTGAGCGCATCATACCGGGGTTCTCGGACCTGGTAAGGGGCGTGGTGGGCTCCAGCGAGGGGTGCACCCACCTCGCGGTGCTGGTCATGAACCTCGGCAACGTGAGCGTGCAGGGGCGGGCCGCTTTCGCCCACGCCATGCTGGGAGAGGGGGAGGCGCGCCGCATGATAGCGGCGCAGGCGGAGGAACTCGGCCTTCCCGGAAGCTGCATCACCTGGCGCGAGGACGGCCCTATCATGAGCAGGTTACAGGATGCGCAGGGGGGCCTTGAGGCTTGA